Part of the Phragmites australis chromosome 23, lpPhrAust1.1, whole genome shotgun sequence genome is shown below.
GAAGATGACGAGGGTAAAATGGTCCATACGGAAATATAGGAGCCAGAAAACGTATGAATTTGAGCCAAAGAGGTAAGTAATCTCTGAACCGTGACATTTATAATAGCATATATTTAAATTTCCCTTTCCCAAAACTAGGACACAGCTCTACCTCATCTTATTAATACACGAAGAGAGCACTCACAAACATACAGAGATTTTCTAGCCAATATATTGCCCCCCATCTTCGCTGGCCACAAAAAGGTCGTCAATTGCAAAAGAAATCAAGGATCTCGCTCAGTCCAGCTCAAGCCTCAAGGACCACGAAGTAATATAATCTAACTTGATCCATCATCATTCATATATAATCTAAAAGAGTATAATTAAAGAGATAGAAGAAGGGATTGTGACAAGTAATCGCAACCTCAGTTCTTGGTTAATAAAATACAGTCTTCCTGCAGGCGAGGAACAGATCCAACAGCAACATCTAGATAGCTAGCTGCATGCTCCAGTACTTCTGCTCTGCTGATTCTTGCTGCAGGCTCACAACTCggatcgggatcctctgcagtaGCTCCTCCACTATCAACAGTGATATGTATTAGGGGATATAGCAGCAGACACATTACACTGTTCAAACAGTAATTCTCTGCAATAATCGCGATTATGGCAGAGGATCCAGATCCTCACAACTCCATCAATCAATCCCACATCATGTGGACGGACAGCAGCTTGCTGCTCCGGGACGCCGGCGCCGCCCTGCTCACCGGAGTCGCCGCGGCTGCCTTGCTCCGCTTCTGGGAGGAGGTCGCCAACCGCAAGCTCCTGGACCAGGTCACCTCTCGCTctgtctctctttctctcccccttgatcAGTCCCCGCACCCTGCATGGCCTCTTTATCTCTTTTTCCTCGTCATAGGTACTACTTAGGCTATTTAGCAGCTCTAGCTCGGATTTTAAGTTTATAGAATAAAACTGTATGGTTTCAACATTtatttttagttcaaaataaaaataatgctGCTTAACCAAATATCATCAATCTTTTTATAGCTACGGCTCCAAAAATTCTGAGGGATAAAGCTCTAAACATGTCCTAACTCGATTATAAGTACTTTTCCTTGTGGAGTTTAATTTCCGTTTGTATTGAAACACAAATCACTTCTTGGTATACATAAGTAAAGTCGTTAGCCATGTAATTTCTGCTGATCTGGTGCTTAACTATTTGATGTTGCCATTCCAAGTTTCCAACTGACGTCGAGCTGCTCTGGCTCCCTCACATTCTGCAGCCAACCTTTTATTTTGATGCAGTGGAACATAAGATTCAAATTTAACTACCGTAGAAATTAATGTCTCAACCTTAAAGCCAAATCAGTCCCTTGTCAACAATGAAACTTTATGTGCAAACTAGTTCTTGAATCTTGAGTTTTATTGGTTGGTATCTGCCTTTCTGTTCCTGTGCATTTTAGAAACTTTGCAGGAAGCTGGTACACATAACTGTTGGATTAGTATATTTCCTTATGTGGCCTCTGTTCAGGTAATTAAATTAGGCCACCAAGAAATTAAGTTCTTCATTTCAGACCTAGTGTATCTGCCTTCCTAACAATTTCTTCCTCATTGCAGTTCTGAGGATGTCTATGCTCCATTTCTCGCTCCACTTATCATTGTAATCAACATCATAAAGGTAACAGTGATTGGACTTGGTGCAGTCAAAGATGATGGCGTGGTTAACTCGATGACAAGGCACGGAGACTACAGGTAGTTTAAGTGATCAAATATTTCTTGTTCAACCAAATAGTGTATTTATGTCTGCCCTGAACTAACTATTTCcatccttttttccttttgtttttgtaGAGAACTTCTTAAGGGCCCGTTGTATTATGCTTGTGCCATAACTCTCACAACTATAATTTTCTGGAGGACATCCCCCATCTCAATCGCCGTGATTTGCAACTTGTGTGCCGGAGACGGTATAGTCTCTACTTTTTCCTGTTACATTTTTTGCCTGTTAGGAATGATGAAGTTGTCCGATATATATAGTAGTGTACTTCTTTGATTCATCAGTTGAAACTTTCAGAAAGCATCTTAGTTCTATGCGATGCTTCTTTCAGGTGTTGCTGACATAGTTGGAAGACGATTTGGGCATGCAAAGCTCCCTCACAACCCTGAAAAATCTTACGCGGGAACCATTGCGATGTTCTTAGCTGGTTTCATTGCATCGGTCCTGTAAGTAACAGTCCATCTGGTTCCTTTTGCCGTCCTACATTTTTGCTGAAACCTGAACACATATTAATCTGAAACTGCTATATGTGAACATACCAGCTACA
Proteins encoded:
- the LOC133906325 gene encoding probable phytol kinase 2, chloroplastic → MWTDSSLLLRDAGAALLTGVAAAALLRFWEEVANRKLLDQKLCRKLVHITVGLVYFLMWPLFSSEDVYAPFLAPLIIVINIIKVTVIGLGAVKDDGVVNSMTRHGDYRELLKGPLYYACAITLTTIIFWRTSPISIAVICNLCAGDGVADIVGRRFGHAKLPHNPEKSYAGTIAMFLAGFIASVLYMCYFHHFGFVEESWTLVVAFGAISLVAAVVESLPISTRLDDNLTVPLACVLVGAVVFYLVGARNLCCMSRGRSNISAIAGMVFAGSSSSSK